In Hylaeus volcanicus isolate JK05 unplaced genomic scaffold, UHH_iyHylVolc1.0_haploid 12126, whole genome shotgun sequence, a single genomic region encodes these proteins:
- the LOC128882640 gene encoding uncharacterized protein LOC128882640 isoform X3 produces the protein MNYLVIIILSISSFFIKREDLIRCIDEDILQFISKGQDVIAGISKYLSDLVDKNPKAPFGVMVLDENFFELSMSSNNLNPSLFLKKSTDSVDKFWEVFMNNNGVTSPSKKNFLVLPGQLGILLLMSFQQVMCEATRLSENFDSYSIEERVKYFTFLQNIYNRNIQSVSENKNLVQLKTSIFCLNRQLFMLNDNECLRVADKMKPLISPHDGLFIFKDCFDLKMQKVIQEFIRAVKSSNSHCSQLLMDQLHFSFNFIEKFQNEAIDDPSLIENLLKSGYKFRMELHRNLLYEKNHNSKDFKKTNKKKYSLKKKNLFEKSGDMDEPTEANTKNSLKPESKKKKKSFLQNIFSLIKKKSVGNQIKDISISKKGSSQSGYSKLLDTSDVDHTNDPSTSKSITNAGFSFEPSNYLSRESLTNTRDTDSNSDSSFDVPSFSYNNFLHEKKLKEKSFPVQENVVTIQGSPNLARRNVQSKDRKIVLSNLGSLNGNEILNKKSNVDETKSSILQHTHKRSPIYPHHKQE, from the exons ATGAATTAcctagttattattattttatctatttcaagtttttttattaaaagggAAGACTTGATTCGTTGCATAGATGAAGACATTTTACAGTTCATCTCAAAg GGACAAGATGTTATAGCTGGTATTTCTAAATATCTAAGTGATCTGGTCGACAAAAATCCAAAAGCACCGTTTGGTGTTATGGTGTTAGACGAAAATTTTTTCGAGTTATCAATGTcatcaaacaatttaaatccgagtttgtttttgaaaaaatccaCAGATAGTGTTGATAAGTTTTGGGAGGTGTTCATGAACAATAATGGTGTAACTTCaccttcaaaaaaaaattttttagtgCTTCCAGGACAATTGGGAATACTGTTATTAATGTCGTTTCAACAGGTTATGTGTGAAGCGACCAGATTGTCcgaaaattttgattcttATTCAATAGAAGAGCGAGTTaagtattttacttttcttcaaaatatatacaatagaaatattcaatcagtatctgaaaataaaaatcttgtcCAATTGAAGACgtctatattttgtttaaaccgACAACTTTTCATGTTAAATGATAATGAATGTTTAAGAGTAGCTGATAAAATGAAACCGTTGATATCGCCGCATGATggcttgtttatttttaaggattgctttgatttaaaaatgcaaaaagtcATTCAAGAATTTATACGTGCAGTGAAATCATCGAACTCGCATTGTTCTCAGTTGCTTATGGATCAACTccatttttcctttaattttattgaaaaatttcaaaatgagGCAATCGATGATCCGAGtctaatagaaaatttattaaaatcaggTTACAAGTTTAGGATGGAATTACATCGAAACTTGctttacgaaaaaaatcacaattcTAAGGATTTCAAaaagacaaacaaaaaaaaatattctttaaaaaaaaaaaatctattcgAAAAGTCTGGTGATATGGATGAACCAACAGAAGCAAATACAAAG AACTCTTTAAAAcctgaaagtaaaaaaaaaaaaaaatcttttctacaaaatatattttcgcttataaaaaaaaaatca GTGGGTAatcaaataaaagatataagTATTTCGAAAAAAGGAAGCAG ccAAAGTGGATATAGCAAGCTGTTGGATACCTCAGATGTCGATCACACAAACGACCCAAGCACTTCCAAGAGTATAACAAATGCAGGTTTTTCATTTGAGCcatcaaattatttatcgagggAATCACTGACAAACACAAGAGATACTGATTCCAACTCAGACAGTTCGTTTGACGTTCCAAGTTTCTCatacaacaattttcttcaCGAGAAAAAgcttaaagaaaaatcatttccaGTCCAAGAAAACGTTGTAACAATCCAAGGTTCCCCTAATCTTGCCCGAAGAAACGTACAATCAAAAgacagaaaaattgttctaaGCAATCTGG GTTCGCTGAATGGCAACGAAATATTGAATAAGAAAAGTAacg TAGATGAAACGAAATCTTCAATACTACAACATACGCACAAGAGATCTCCTATATATCCTCATCATAAACAGGAATGA
- the LOC128882640 gene encoding uncharacterized protein LOC128882640 isoform X1, with product MNYLVIIILSISSFFIKREDLIRCIDEDILQFISKGQDVIAGISKYLSDLVDKNPKAPFGVMVLDENFFELSMSSNNLNPSLFLKKSTDSVDKFWEVFMNNNGVTSPSKKNFLVLPGQLGILLLMSFQQVMCEATRLSENFDSYSIEERVKYFTFLQNIYNRNIQSVSENKNLVQLKTSIFCLNRQLFMLNDNECLRVADKMKPLISPHDGLFIFKDCFDLKMQKVIQEFIRAVKSSNSHCSQLLMDQLHFSFNFIEKFQNEAIDDPSLIENLLKSGYKFRMELHRNLLYEKNHNSKDFKKTNKKKYSLKKKNLFEKSGDMDEPTEANTKNSLKPESKKKKKSFLQNIFSLIKKKSQVGNQIKDISISKKGSSQSGYSKLLDTSDVDHTNDPSTSKSITNAGFSFEPSNYLSRESLTNTRDTDSNSDSSFDVPSFSYNNFLHEKKLKEKSFPVQENVVTIQGSPNLARRNVQSKDRKIVLSNLGSLNGNEILNKKSNVDETKSSILQHTHKRSPIYPHHKQE from the exons ATGAATTAcctagttattattattttatctatttcaagtttttttattaaaagggAAGACTTGATTCGTTGCATAGATGAAGACATTTTACAGTTCATCTCAAAg GGACAAGATGTTATAGCTGGTATTTCTAAATATCTAAGTGATCTGGTCGACAAAAATCCAAAAGCACCGTTTGGTGTTATGGTGTTAGACGAAAATTTTTTCGAGTTATCAATGTcatcaaacaatttaaatccgagtttgtttttgaaaaaatccaCAGATAGTGTTGATAAGTTTTGGGAGGTGTTCATGAACAATAATGGTGTAACTTCaccttcaaaaaaaaattttttagtgCTTCCAGGACAATTGGGAATACTGTTATTAATGTCGTTTCAACAGGTTATGTGTGAAGCGACCAGATTGTCcgaaaattttgattcttATTCAATAGAAGAGCGAGTTaagtattttacttttcttcaaaatatatacaatagaaatattcaatcagtatctgaaaataaaaatcttgtcCAATTGAAGACgtctatattttgtttaaaccgACAACTTTTCATGTTAAATGATAATGAATGTTTAAGAGTAGCTGATAAAATGAAACCGTTGATATCGCCGCATGATggcttgtttatttttaaggattgctttgatttaaaaatgcaaaaagtcATTCAAGAATTTATACGTGCAGTGAAATCATCGAACTCGCATTGTTCTCAGTTGCTTATGGATCAACTccatttttcctttaattttattgaaaaatttcaaaatgagGCAATCGATGATCCGAGtctaatagaaaatttattaaaatcaggTTACAAGTTTAGGATGGAATTACATCGAAACTTGctttacgaaaaaaatcacaattcTAAGGATTTCAAaaagacaaacaaaaaaaaatattctttaaaaaaaaaaaatctattcgAAAAGTCTGGTGATATGGATGAACCAACAGAAGCAAATACAAAG AACTCTTTAAAAcctgaaagtaaaaaaaaaaaaaaatcttttctacaaaatatattttcgcttataaaaaaaaaatca cAGGTGGGTAatcaaataaaagatataagTATTTCGAAAAAAGGAAGCAG ccAAAGTGGATATAGCAAGCTGTTGGATACCTCAGATGTCGATCACACAAACGACCCAAGCACTTCCAAGAGTATAACAAATGCAGGTTTTTCATTTGAGCcatcaaattatttatcgagggAATCACTGACAAACACAAGAGATACTGATTCCAACTCAGACAGTTCGTTTGACGTTCCAAGTTTCTCatacaacaattttcttcaCGAGAAAAAgcttaaagaaaaatcatttccaGTCCAAGAAAACGTTGTAACAATCCAAGGTTCCCCTAATCTTGCCCGAAGAAACGTACAATCAAAAgacagaaaaattgttctaaGCAATCTGG GTTCGCTGAATGGCAACGAAATATTGAATAAGAAAAGTAacg TAGATGAAACGAAATCTTCAATACTACAACATACGCACAAGAGATCTCCTATATATCCTCATCATAAACAGGAATGA
- the LOC128882640 gene encoding uncharacterized protein LOC128882640 isoform X2, with product MNYLVIIILSISSFFIKREDLIRCIDEDILQFISKGQDVIAGISKYLSDLVDKNPKAPFGVMVLDENFFELSMSSNNLNPSLFLKKSTDSVDKFWEVFMNNNGVTSPSKKNFLVLPGQLGILLLMSFQQVMCEATRLSENFDSYSIEERVKYFTFLQNIYNRNIQSVSENKNLVQLKTSIFCLNRQLFMLNDNECLRVADKMKPLISPHDGLFIFKDCFDLKMQKVIQEFIRAVKSSNSHCSQLLMDQLHFSFNFIEKFQNEAIDDPSLIENLLKSGYKFRMELHRNLLYEKNHNSKDFKKTNKKKYSLKKKNLFEKSGDMDEPTEANTKNSLKPESKKKKKSFLQNIFSLIKKKSQVGNQIKDISISKKGSSQSGYSKLLDTSDVDHTNDPSTSKSITNAGFSFEPSNYLSRESLTNTRDTDSNSDSSFDVPSFSYNNFLHEKKLKEKSFPVQENVVTIQGSPNLARRNVQSKDRKIVLSNLGSLNGNEILNKKSNDETKSSILQHTHKRSPIYPHHKQE from the exons ATGAATTAcctagttattattattttatctatttcaagtttttttattaaaagggAAGACTTGATTCGTTGCATAGATGAAGACATTTTACAGTTCATCTCAAAg GGACAAGATGTTATAGCTGGTATTTCTAAATATCTAAGTGATCTGGTCGACAAAAATCCAAAAGCACCGTTTGGTGTTATGGTGTTAGACGAAAATTTTTTCGAGTTATCAATGTcatcaaacaatttaaatccgagtttgtttttgaaaaaatccaCAGATAGTGTTGATAAGTTTTGGGAGGTGTTCATGAACAATAATGGTGTAACTTCaccttcaaaaaaaaattttttagtgCTTCCAGGACAATTGGGAATACTGTTATTAATGTCGTTTCAACAGGTTATGTGTGAAGCGACCAGATTGTCcgaaaattttgattcttATTCAATAGAAGAGCGAGTTaagtattttacttttcttcaaaatatatacaatagaaatattcaatcagtatctgaaaataaaaatcttgtcCAATTGAAGACgtctatattttgtttaaaccgACAACTTTTCATGTTAAATGATAATGAATGTTTAAGAGTAGCTGATAAAATGAAACCGTTGATATCGCCGCATGATggcttgtttatttttaaggattgctttgatttaaaaatgcaaaaagtcATTCAAGAATTTATACGTGCAGTGAAATCATCGAACTCGCATTGTTCTCAGTTGCTTATGGATCAACTccatttttcctttaattttattgaaaaatttcaaaatgagGCAATCGATGATCCGAGtctaatagaaaatttattaaaatcaggTTACAAGTTTAGGATGGAATTACATCGAAACTTGctttacgaaaaaaatcacaattcTAAGGATTTCAAaaagacaaacaaaaaaaaatattctttaaaaaaaaaaaatctattcgAAAAGTCTGGTGATATGGATGAACCAACAGAAGCAAATACAAAG AACTCTTTAAAAcctgaaagtaaaaaaaaaaaaaaatcttttctacaaaatatattttcgcttataaaaaaaaaatca cAGGTGGGTAatcaaataaaagatataagTATTTCGAAAAAAGGAAGCAG ccAAAGTGGATATAGCAAGCTGTTGGATACCTCAGATGTCGATCACACAAACGACCCAAGCACTTCCAAGAGTATAACAAATGCAGGTTTTTCATTTGAGCcatcaaattatttatcgagggAATCACTGACAAACACAAGAGATACTGATTCCAACTCAGACAGTTCGTTTGACGTTCCAAGTTTCTCatacaacaattttcttcaCGAGAAAAAgcttaaagaaaaatcatttccaGTCCAAGAAAACGTTGTAACAATCCAAGGTTCCCCTAATCTTGCCCGAAGAAACGTACAATCAAAAgacagaaaaattgttctaaGCAATCTGG GTTCGCTGAATGGCAACGAAATATTGAATAAGAAAAGTAacg ATGAAACGAAATCTTCAATACTACAACATACGCACAAGAGATCTCCTATATATCCTCATCATAAACAGGAATGA